In Piliocolobus tephrosceles isolate RC106 chromosome 10, ASM277652v3, whole genome shotgun sequence, a single window of DNA contains:
- the LRTM2 gene encoding leucine-rich repeat and transmembrane domain-containing protein 2 codes for MLAPGSSPEQRGRLALQWRQVSWITCWIALYAAEALPTCPFSCKCDSRSLEVDCSGLGLTTVPPDVPAATRTLLLLNNKLSALPSWAFANLSSLQRLDLSNNFLDQLPHSIFGDLTNLTELQLRNNSIRTLDRDLLRHAPLLRHLDLSINGLAQLPPGLFDGLLALRSLSLRSNRLQNLDRLTFEPLANLQLLQVGDNPWECDCNLREFKHWMEWFSYRGGRLDQLACTLPKELRGKDMRMVPMEMFNYCSQLEDENSSAGLDIPGPPCTKASPEPAKPKPGAEPEPEPGTACPQKQRHRPVSVRRAMGTVIIAGVVCGIVCIMMVVAAAYGCIYASLMAKYHRELKKRQPLMGDPEGEHEDQKQISSVA; via the exons ATGCTGGCGCCGGGCAGCAGCCCTGAGCAGAGGGGCAGGCTGGCCCTGCAGTGGAGGCAGGTCTCCT GGATCACCTGCTGGATCGCCCTGTATGCCGCGGAGGCCCTCCCCACCTGCCCTTTCTCCTGCAAGTGTGACAGCCGCAGCCTGGAGGTGGACTGCAGTGGCCTAGGCCTCACCACGGTGCCCCCAGATGTGCCCGCGGCCACCCGAACCCTCTTGCTCTTGAACAATAAGCTGAGTGCCCTGCCAAGCTGGGCTTTCGCCAACCTGTCCAGCCTGCAGCGGCTGGACCTGTCCAACAACTTCCTGGACCAGCTGCCCCACTCCATTTTCGGGGACCTGACGAATCTGACTGAGCTGCAGCTACGCAATAACAGCATCAGGACCCTGGACAGGGACCTGCTGCGACACGCGCCGCTGCTCCGCCACCTGGACCTGTCCATCAATGGCCTGGCCCAGCTGCCCCCTGGCCTTTTTGACGGCCTCCTGGCTCTGCGTTCCCTCTCGCTTCGCTCCAACCGTCTGCAGAACCTGGACCGGCTGACATTTGAACCTCTAGCGAACCTGCAGCTGCTGCAGGTGGGAGATAACCCCTGGGAGTGTGACTGTAACCTGCGTGAGTTCAAACACTGGATGGAGTGGTTCTCCTACCGAG GGGGGCGCCTGGACCAGCTTGCCTGCACCCTGCCCAAGGAGCTGAGGGGGAAGGACATGCGGATGGTCCCCATGGAGATGTTCAACTACTGCTCCCAGCTGGAGGACGAGAATAGCTCAGCTGGGCTGGATATTCCTGGGCCACCCTGCACCAAGGCCAGTCCAGAGCCTGCTAAGCCCAAGCCCGGGGCTGAGCCAGAGCCGGAGCCCGGCACAGCCTGCCCACAGAAGCAGAGGCACCGGCCGGTGAGCGTGAGGCGAGCCATGGGCACGGTGATCATCGCAGGGGTCGTCTGCGGCATCGTCTGCATCATGATGGTGGTGGCCGCTGCCTATGGCTGCATCTACGCCTCCCTCATGGCCAAGTACCACCGGGAGCTCAAAAAGCGCCAGCCCCTGATGGGGGACCCCGAGGGCGAGCACGAGGACCAGAAGCAGATCTCTTCTGTGGCCTGA